The Branchiostoma lanceolatum isolate klBraLanc5 chromosome 7, klBraLanc5.hap2, whole genome shotgun sequence nucleotide sequence TCAAACTTCTTATAGTAACTTGTGTTGGGTCACAgaaagtaaatttcatggatggcaTAAGcttgccaaatgatttttgtCCCCCtctgaaaatgggaaaatatattgtgtggtagccttgagcgTTCTTGTGGAAGTGACACTAgagtggtagccttgagtgtagttgtagaagtgaaactagtttgGTACTTGTAGTGATACTAGGCTACCACACTattgtcactttgtgcacttcttgaatagaGGGATGAGAGACTCATTGGCTAGCTGtgttttgtcgcctcaattcttgttacaacatgtatggtctctattttgaaaatttatgcATCTTGCCTTTCTtataaaccatgtttttttttcactctaGCATTAGATATGGAGTCCGCaaaggatgttatccataacatttacatgctgtggcctaaatTGCAGTATGTAGTATCTTGACTGTCAAGATTTCTTCAATGAGCCATAAAGAGACATTTGCTCACCTGAGACCAGCCACTGTCCCGTAGGCTCCACACTGATGCATCTAACGATGTCTGTGTGCCCTTCATACACCACTGACAAGGTCGTGGGGAAGGGTTGAAGGTCGCGAGGTTTCGGAAGCTTGGGGATCAGGTCTTCCGCTGTCACATTGGCCTGAAAGTGTACATCATAGCATTACATCAGAACATGTAGTTCGACAGTAGTTTTGTTCGATACTCCGATTGCAATGATGTTCTGGACCGGACCAGATCTCAAGGTATCTTTTACAGTaatttgtacacattttgtgTGCACCTCTGTCGAAAATTCAAACACCAGATTTGGATGTTGGAATTGATGGTCTTAACATTTTCTTGATTTGAGGACACCAAATTGTTTCCAAGTTCTAGCACATTTCACAAAGAAATTATCGGGTGGATATGACAATTAACAAGAATACAACAGTGTATTCCGCAGCCCTCTCATAGGTCAGATTGCTGGTACCTTGGATGACACAGAATGCACTGTGAAATATTCTAGATATGATAATACATTACATTTTGATTGTCTGATGATTTGGATGCAGTTGTGTGCTCAGTATATGCCTATGGCATTGACATCAATGATTTGTCAGAGGATTGACAGATATTTCATACATCATCGCACACTGCATAGACACAGGAACCGATTTGTGCAATAAGAGCTTCTCTGTACCACAAACAGTCCCACAGGCTATTGAGGAGAAACACACTTTGAGCACGTAAAAAATCCCATTGCACATTAACGACAAGTGATGATATTGATATGccgggctcgaaatagtgggtgcatgtgcacctttgtgcagccaaaattggagctgcgcacctaatttttgactgtgggtgtaccagtgcaccaatcctagatatttttgtatgctagagggtaaaggtactatataCAGATTCTGAATATTCCTGACAGTAGCTATCAGAAAAAGTGATATAACCTTATTTCatatggtgcacccaaaattctttctgtgcaccttatttttttggttgggtgcaacAGTGCACCTATTACCAAAAATAAATTCTGAGGCCTGATATGTCTAAGTCAACGTGATAATGACAACAACCACCACAGACAAaggagtgtccctgtggtgtagtggtctgcgcttctggtactagccacatctggttcaaattacttggaccagaaggcccgggttcaagccccgggttaggacacttctggacaagaggcgcattgagtcataccaaagactttatgaaaaatggtacatacttatgaaacagtatggaacttaaacacaccccactgccagtggactagccccctgctgcagtgattgcaccacagtgtggcccagggctatgaaacggggatgggcaccaccctatacatcaattatggtgtgggaggattttaactttttaactaacCACAGACAAAATTCTCACCCTCATTTTCCTCTGCCGTGGACACAGGTACAGATCCAGACATCTCTCAAACCTCTCCTTCACAAACCCAGCGTAGGCCGGAACCTTCCTCAGGGCGTCATACTTCTTGGACAGGAAAGCCTGTCGCCTGTCCTCGGGGTCTGCCTGATTCCAGGCTAATATCTGGggataatgaaatgtatatgaaAATTTTGCCACAATGAAGACTACTATTCTCCTGAACATTTTTGGCAACACTACAGAAGGAGAAACTTTTTTAaactacagtagaatccgcttaactgcaccacccatttgtcagcgttttgggtgcaattatccggctggtgcaattatgcgaaatgcccagctggaccgcaccaccatgggcgagggggtgtattgttagtcagaaacactagcacaaagaaaacagacgaaattattcagttagtATTAACTTTATtcattgaccctttgctgaaaataaagaaatgacgaCGAacctgattttgcattctttcatttttccatgcgatatAACgttaccgcattacaacacacgtaatgttacaggggaggcattctgaaacatcatCATGCCACTCAttggataacagtttctgtgttacattacgtggAGTGCAGTtaagttgtcgatttacgtaaattatgtaccgccatgaaaccaGGAGTTGAAagtaaaacttggttactgattacgggtgacccgcccgggacctcccatacgattcctatcaacgtaactgtcatttgtagcgcgtttgccgattttagcgcaccttttcagttaactcgtcgaggatttttgaaaaaaattggtgcagttatccggcattggtgaccatgcgcggtgcagatatgcggagtcactaacaatgcagtgaatgggaaccggttttggatattgagattcggtgcaattaaacggaaggtgcttttatccgaggtgcaattaagtggcttcgtctgtaatAAATTATTATCTTGATGAAAATCGGCAGTATTGTAATcagtttctgtgtttgtttgtttgtttcagtgtgCATCTGCAGTcatgtgaatattgcagagtggtTTTATTTGTCCCAACTGTGGCCAGGACTGCCATGCCAGGATAGGACTGACAAGTCACATAAGACACTGCCCTCAGCCATGACATCAGAGCTAGCATCATCTCTCAGGGTGGAAGGGTGCCCACTAAATGTAATTCTACTACCGTATCTATATATAATAATACACCATACATTTCATTGAGTATTGTAGTTTACAGGAAAAACTTGAGACAGGAAATTTGATGATTTCTTCTTTATATCACATTTGGATGCAGTTGTGTGCTCAGTACATGCCTATGGCATTGACATCACAGAGTCAGAGGATTGACAGATATTTCAAACATCATCGCACACTGTTGACTCGTGGCTACACCCACACAGTAATGTCAGGTCGTTGGGGGTACCCACTTAGAGCTTGTCAAGTTTTCAACTCTTACCTCCTCTTCAGATGGCAGGTACTCCGGGGGTGGGTTGTACGACTCCTCGTGGCCAGGCAGTTTCAGCTTGGGCGCAGGGATGTGAGTCTGGTAACGCTTGTCAGGAGTGTACTGTACACAGGGGGAAATATGGGGAGTTCTAGTAACCCAATAGactaatcctgactgtccatcacaattagcacaGGGAAACAAGGGGAGTTCTGGTGACCCAATACACCAaatctgactgtccatcacaattagcacaGGGCAGCAATGGGAGTTGGTGATCCGATAGAccatcctgactgtccatcacaattagtagttcaaccaatgatagcgtGGTAATTAATGgtctgaccaatgagagagtggctgtatgtctgacagaaattttcattttcatgttatcattttgtatttctttataTTTTAACAGAGGCCATGGCCTAGTCCCCCAGCATGATGcaatcctgtatatctaaactgaaCACACTTGAGGGTGCTGCACTTGAGAtctctcaaatacatgtacaagtgtgtttcaaagtggtggatataTGTATTAAACCCGGCGGATTAGTGTTATGTCAACTGTACTTCTAGTTTTAATAGACATGGTACAACAGAGACTACTGTGTCTTCAATTACTACAACGCCTTGACTACAACAAAAAAGACAGCCCCACCTGATTGTCGTTCTCCCAGATATCGTAATACTTGGGTTCGTCATCGCGAGCCTTCCTGGGTTTGATCCAGCCCATCTTAATGGCATGGACCAGCTTGGACACCTGGACAGTGGGTGGATGTTTGACTGTGTAGTCTGATCAAGAGCAGCAACAAACCTTTCCCATATCACATCATATTTATTAAGTCTACATGGGCTACATATAAGGCATTGCACTTGCAGCAATATCTAATTCTGATTTGTCTATACATTTATGTGAAGCATACAGCACCTGACATTCCGTCATTTCACAGAATTTTGGTGTGTCTGACAGAAATTTCTCCGACCATTCTGCCATTCGTCTACACATTTATGTGAACCATACAGGACTCTAGCCGGCTCCCGTCAGTCcgtcatttgacagaattttgctgCTACTGTCAACCATGACGGATAAAAATCGGTGGGTAAGATGTTCCGAATTTGAATACaatgacaaaaatttgtacacaaGATGGGAAAAAATTATTCTTTGTAGTATCcttctgtcaatgggaattgggatgacACAAAAAAATCCAAGCTGGCTAAAACCCTGGAAGCATATCATCTTCCCtccttatgcttgggtcacattccTCAGCCGGGatccggccgggctgtttgcggaaacgaaaaattaaaatgtatatcaataaatatgcacaagctatgctcttgaataatttttggtacgttttgtgttttttgttgtcttttatatcatactttttgttcccaaacactgcccggccgggccctggattggaaatgtgacccaagcattactAGAGAGTTGCTGGTTTAATATTGTACCTTGACCACCTCCAAACATACTCAATGCCAAGTTGAGCAGACCTGGAAGGGTCAAGGCTGAGCAATGTAGCACCACTGCTTGACCTGAGTTGCCACGGCAACATAAACAACCAGGCTCAAATGTGGTGCAAACCTTCATCTATCCAACTAAGTCTAGGAATATCAAAGTTGTGTTTTCTCAAAATATTAGGGTTGGTCTTTTTTGTGTAGGCCTTTTATAAAATAGTAAAAAGTAATTTAAACTATCTTACAATGATTTGTATTACTAGTAcattcactgtggttttaactAAGTTAAAGATTTTCAGAACTGCTGAGAAATGCCTTCTAGACTGTATCTTACCTTCTCTTTCTCTACCAGGGACGGGATGAAGCTGCGTTTGTCTCGAGGCCGGTTGGTGACCGGGTGGATCATCTTCTCGTGCGTGAAGAAGTCTATATATGGCTGGAATGGGAGAGTCAAGTCAGTAAccacatttatgtcatacctgggccataTTTACATTCAATACAGGTATTCCAGATCGGTCTGTATTTTATGGTAATTCAAACGCACTTCATGTGTGCCTCTGTCTAAAATTCAAATACCAGATTCGGATGTTGGAATTGATGGTCTAACAATTCttttgtttgactttgaggaCACCACATTTTTGTCAACTTCTGGCTCATTTCGCATAGAAATGTGTGCTTTCTTGGGTAGGTATGACAATCAACAAGAATACAACATGATGATAATACAGCACATTTTAATTGTCTGAAGACATGACATCTGACTTTTTCTTTACATTATGATGCAGTAGTGTGCTCAGTTCATGCCTATGGCATTGACATCACAGATGTTCAGAGGATTGACAGATATTTTCATAAATCATCGCACACTGCAACTGATCTGATGCGGAAAAGTGTTAAACCTTTTCCAACTACTCTGTGTTAACTCTTTGACATCTTGCGCTGGCACCATGATGCAGCTCACTGCTGTACATGCAGTCACTGTAGCTCAATGCCCTACAGGTCACTCACCTCATATGGATTGTAGGCCTTGTCTGGGTATTTGCCAGACTGGATCTGCTGGATGATGTCAAGTTCCTCATCTGTTAGTTTAACATCCTCTCCTGTGGTCTTGTCTTTCACTGTTCTCCTGTAACACAGTCAGACGCAATGTTAATCATATGAAATCATACAAACTAGCAGAAGAAAATTCATGCTTGGCcaaattttcccaaaaaaatgcACTACACATACATATGTGTATATGCACCAATATACAAAAGTGataactactacatgtacttacaagaACATTAGTCTCTTATCATAAATACAGTGCTATGTACCGTATATCAATAGAAACATTGGTTAATTTATTGCCCTTTCATGCTtgccttaggccacactgattatatagatgacattgGCAAGAGaatcaatttttgtccaattcccaaaaaaaattcataatGCAAGGATAATTCTAAGTTGGCCCTAAGGATGAAGTAGTGTGCTCAGTACAAGCCTATGGCTTTGACATCACAGATAATCAGAGGATTGACAGATGTTAACATACATCATCGCACACTGGTAGGAAGAAGTCCATCAAGCACACTTGTACCTCATAACAATTAATATCATATTCTCCGGCCgaggaaaatcaatgttgtgctgctgattacagtcctgaaaaattagggtcggcaagtagggattctcttttagATTTCGGCCAAAGTCATCCACATCCAACAAATTCAGTTTAAAAATGCATCAAGACACTGGTACTTTCAACATTGTTGTAAATTGTACATTTCAATTAATTGGCAACTCTGCTTCAATATGCTCGAAGCATCTCTGACACGGGACCCCGATTTTACATCTCTACTGTAAAACGGGTGCAggcccaaccaagatgtcctgacccaggattgaatcaGGTCTTACAGGTCTTTCTGTTATCAACtgattcagggctcgaaatagtgggtgcatgtgcacccagtgcacccaaaattggagctgtgcacctaatttttgactgtgggtgcactgttgcacctatatatttttgtagcctatagggttaaggtacttttgtacactagtatacagaatattcttgaaatgtaagtataaaaaacagcatgataactttttgttgtactttacttaatgtattatttgtttgaaattttaaagttagctatagaattacagattgaagttcttaagaaaagcagcagcgttaaactttgtaattatgttcagaagaacattcaactttattttatctggtgcacccaaaattctttctgtgcacccaattttttgagttgggtgcaccagtgcacctattcccaaagatgagtttcgagccctgtgattggatccaggagctcaactgtgaggctgctaccagttgagttacagggacatccctcccCTACAACATTACTGACCAGTAATCAGGGTTGTCCATCTTGTTTAGGAACTCATCCAGTTCATCTCCCTTTGCCGGTTTCATGATCTTCTTCCCGTCCAGGTTGTAGCCGATGTGGGGGTAGTCGTTGTACCACTCCATGGGGATGTTACCTACTGTGTTACGGATGTCCTGGAGGTGAAATAGTACATAATGTTATGTTCAGTCAACAGACAacctgtggtgtttgattacattatgtagcaagtggtagGACAGAGCTAGAAGGGCTGGTCACCaaatatatgaatgtgttttgataagaataaacagagtagAGAAAtggtttgttaggctagaccatcGGTTGGCCCACCCTTCAACAGCGCAGACAAGTTGCCCGCCTTTCACTTATGTACAAAGCTGTCAATAACCTTATTGCTATCCCCATCCACAATATCCTCACAAGAAATACTAACATAACCAGAGGACACCAGCAACGTTTTACCACAGTCGCCTGTAAGACAGAAACATACCGAGGCAGCTTTTTCCCAAAAACAGTCATAGAATGGAATGCACTTCCGCAACATCTTATCGAAACCAAGActacagatagctttaaagctggggtggccaagtattatggttaccccggcttcacccagctgtaaggggaggagcctatacctagtgtggcaatgtacagcactactttgttcgtttatttttgcaccactttttttttcttgttgacggcgtgcaccaccaccaccggccacacttgggtaaggcctctgaccataagtcctagacactatgccccacgcggggttttgtctagtatcacgacaagacaagacaagaccatgtgaaggtaaacattatgcatttgcttgcaaatgttacctttctagtttcaATACACTTTGGATACAGTTGTGTGCTCAGTATAAGCCTATGGCTTTGACAACATAGATATTCAGAGGATTGACAGATGTTAAATACATCATTGCACACATAAGGAAAAAGAAGGTTTATGGCTATAACAAACACATTGAGTACTTAAAAGGTTCACGTGAAAATCtagaatgttcttttttttctggttctaaggccacaccaattcaatttctttgttcTCCAAATTATAAAAggaaatgctagattggaatatcaaaatgaaaacagagtctccTCATACTAAAATTTTTCATTAAAAAGGTACAAGAAGCAggaaattaaactggtgtgtcctaatacatgtagtaacttgATCTCACTTCTTCATCCGAGGAGTCGAACTCGTACTCATCAGGCGGTGGCCTGTTGTCCAGGCGCTCCGTGGAGGAAGTACCTGCAGACCCTGTAGTGACATCGGTGGCAGGTCCAGGGATGTTTGGAGTATCCTCTGTACCATGGTCTTCACTCTACagataaaaacatcattcaaAAATCATCTTTGTTACCGTCCTTTCACAGATGTTTCTTCATTGGAACATGTAGTAATCCTAATACTGTTATAGTGTTAAGTTATATGGGTTCAAACTTTCAGTGCATGTACTTTTCATCTTATATGTCAGTTTTCATAACAGTAGAAACAAGCTCTTtgcagtagtactagtagtgtgcTCAGTATATGCCTATGGCAGTGACATCACAGAAGTTCAGAGGATTGACAGATATTTCAAGCATCATCGCACACTGGCACGAATGAGAAATTGTTCTTAACCATAGCTGCCTTCTAGATTTAAGATTACACTACATTTTTCAGATAAGAGATACTTACATCAGATGAGTtatcatcttcctcctcctcctcctctgagCTTGGCTCCTCCTCTAACCCAGAGTACACAGACTCCTCACTGTCAGAGGTGTCTCCATCCTCATcatctccatcatcatcatcgtcatcatcaggAGGAGCATCCACAAACAGGTCCAACTGAGGGGGGGAGGGGAATCTTTAGTTCATAACTTAAACTTATACATATCTCAATGATGTATGCTGACTTCTGCTGAGTAAAAAACTATGTGTACTTGAGTTGAAACACAAGAGTAgtactgtgtacctaaaccccacACCTGAATTAGACTGGACCTAACCTTTAGATTCAAGTAAAAAAACTTAAACGTCTGCAAACTAGTCCGGAAAATATCTGTCACTTGCattcttctttttgttcttAAACCTTatttagatcgtgaaatttccAAATTTTCTGGTTAGTAATCTATTTTAGATTTTAATTAAATTTAGATGCAGAACTTTGTGTGCTCAGTACAAGCCTATGGCTTTGACATCATAGATATTCAGAGGATTGACAGATGTTTCAAACATCATCGCACACAAGTAAGAACTGCCTTTTATAGTCATAGCTGCTTTCTATATAGATGGTAACAGTTATAAAATGTAGtattagcccccctccccacacgaGGCACATGTCCCGCACTGCACCAACAGTTCGAGGGAGAAATTACCAAATTCCTGCGGACTGAAGACGAAACAAATTGTTACCCACAGAGTCATGCTCTCAATTACAAATTCATGGAAGACAAGGGCGTCCAAATATCTTCAGAATTCTCACAAACCTCCTCTTTTTCCAGCTTAGCTTCGCCAACTTTCCGCTTGGAAGCCATGCTGCCTTCCcatgtgggtcaaaggtcataaaTAGCGGCTTTCTACCTGTCAAAGACGCCGTCTAGCGTATTGAAAGATGATTGCAGTACAAGACGTCTGGTCGTTCAAAAACGTCCTCTAGCGTATTGATGAATAATTGCAGTACAAAACGTCTGGCAGTTCCTGCGTTGATTCATCCGTTCCAGTTAGATGAAATTATAATATGTACCGCTGAATTTCCTTGCACGTCACCTTAAACACCTTTCCTTCTGCAAGATTATATCATAATCTCGAAAAAAATAATATCGAACAATCGTTATCCCACATTCAATTGATTTGGAATATTCCAAGAATGACCTTTGACTTTCCTGGAAGTTTTTCCCGCCGTTTAGTGTTTCCTGTGCTGCCACTGTGCATAATTTTTGTCCGGGCGCAAGCTTCATTCTCGGTAAAACAGTGCAGAAACTGCTACACGACGACGTAAGGAAGCTTTGTTTTTGATAGCTGCCGTTCATACTAAGGATTATCGTGTCAAAATTTTCTGCATTCCATATCTTGAATggaagagagtgagtgagtgatatctTGAACtcgaaagaaagagaaaaacagtGATTTTTTGTGCAAGACTGTGACTTGCAAACGTCAGTTTCTTGTTACTAGATCCATGGGCATTtggcctcagctccgcggactcaataaacaatagcgagttttcTTCCCTGCTGAGCAGTTGCGTTAGACTCTCCCGGTcggtagttatgcaaatacccgTCGGCCTCCCGTCGTCCCTTGCGCGAAAGTCGCTCGGCGAAGCTAACTTCACAAACATGcctgaagccgcattgcactcaCTCATACCATTAGCAAcgtgaaaaagcatcatgcttcgcctcaaatgaggatgccttgacacacaaaaaaactgggTCCACCCCTCTGTAAGGGTAAAGATGATCTATCATCAAAATTTGGAATTTTCATGTACTCACTAAGCTAAGGCAAGGCTTTCATGTGAAATACAACAAGTACATTCTGTTTCAATCCAGGATCGGGACATAATGGCAGCAGGACAGAGATCACAAGCATCATCCGACTTCTGCCACAAACCACACGCAGGCGCCCTCTTGCAGGGCTTGGAGAGACTGCGATCTAATAGCCTGCTGGTAGACGTCGTCCTTTCCGTTGCTGGGAAAGAGATTCCGTGTCACCGAAACGTCCTCGCTGCTTGCAGTGAATATTTCAACGCAATGTTCTGCAACGGGCTTCGTGAGAGCAAGGAGCACAAGGTGACCATTCACGAGGTCAGCGCCAGTACCATGCAGCTTCTCGTGGACTACGCGTACACTTCGAAAGTCACCATCACGGAACACAACGCCGTGAAGCTCCTGGAAGGGGCCAACTTCTTCCAGATCCAACCTGTTTTCGATGCATGCACGGAGTTCCTGTCTGAACATCTTTTGGCTGAGAACTGTCTCAGGATGTTAGACCTGGGCAGCATGCTGTCCCCTGAACTGGAGAAGAAGGCACTGCCATTCGCCATGAATGAGTTTGCAGCTGTCAACAAGACACCCGAGTTCTTTAATCTCAGAAAGGACCAGCTCATCACACTCCTCTCATCTGACGACCTCAATGCTTCAGAAGAAACAGTCTACACAGCAGTGATGGCATGGATCAACCACGACaccaggaagaggaagaaggagaTGAGAGAGCTGATGGAACTGGTCAGGTTCCCGTACATGGACAGGATGTACTTCTTAGAGAACGTGGAGAACGACAGCGCAGTGCGTAAGTCTTGCCCGGATATCATGACGGAAACTCGCAGGTACCAGCTGTTTCCAGGAGAGGTCCAGTCACCACGCACTCGTCCTCGCCGTGCCAGCGGTCTGAGGGAGGCAGTGGTGGTCATTGGAGGGATAGAGAGAGAAGAAAGAGACGGAGACCGTCCAGTTTACTCAGACTCCATTATAATGACCTGCTCTGCTGAGCCATCCAGCGCAACTTGGACTCCTTTAACATCACTGAAGCAGAACAACAAGTATGGAATTGCTGTGGCTGTTCTAGGCACAAGTGACATCATTGTGTCTGAGGGTGGGCCATCCGGCCAAGTATGGTTGTATCATCTAGAACTGGATAACTGGGCAAAACTTGCTCCAATGAATACAGCCCGGCGCGAACACAAACTTGCAGTGGTGCAAGGTAAGGTGTATGCAATTGGTGGTAAAGACGACAATGGTAAACTAGCTTCTGTGGAGATCTACGACCGAAACCTGAACAAGTGGACTGAAGGTGTAGCACTCCCACAACCAAGATACAAACATGCTGCTGCAGCGTTAAATGGCAACATATACGTGATTGGTGGCTGCGAGAATAAATGCGAAAAGACGTCCACAGTGTTCCGTTTCAGACCTGGAGACAGTCAGTGGCAGCTACAGAGTGACATACCTGTAACATGTCGTAACATGTCTTCCTCAGTTCTCAATGGTAACATCTACGTTGCTGGGTTCCCAGGCATTTATAGTTTTATACCTGGTGTAGATGGAGGTTCCTGGAGTGAGGTAACGGGCACAGGTTTTGGTAGATGCTTATTTGGGATGACTGTCTTTGGAGGAAAGCTTTACTTCTATGGAGGCAAATATACCTGTGGTAGAGGAAGCACTTCCGTTTGCTGCCTTGATCCAGAAACAGAGTCACTTGAACATGCAGGAGACATGCCAAAGGGTCTTTACGGCCATGGTTGTGTCACTATACTGAAGGGGTGATGGGAGATGAATTATCGTGTACATAAGGTTTTCCCAGCCCTAGTTTCTTTTTCATCGTCTGAGCAAACCCATGCTCACCTTCTGTCATGATTTCAACTAagcccatgttgatttgattatatggatgacatctctgaccccaaaactgatgcgagcgtgcaaatggaaataagttttgcaaaaaaaagtttcctctatcatgaaattcatgtggtcaggaaggatgaacaaaagtAACCACACAgtgtatggtataccgaataatagatgttttatttttgttcttctttcacatcttcttctttgaccttgGAATTGAGTTTGGCTGTCAttgacattagtatctgttttctgaaatatttatttgcaatttacagcatatatattctcattttgcagctgctttgtatgatataaagtacatgtatgggcaaaaactttttttggaaacggacgaacaGTGATGCGCAcatgaatgtcatccatataatcaaatcaacacgacCTAACTTTCAGGATGAAGGAATGGCCATGATTTTGTCCATTATGAGTAACAAGACTTAGTCAAATGGCTGGAGTAATTTGTACTCATCAAAACTACAAACCATGCTTAGCAGCTATGTTACTGAGTAgacttatcaatttttttttaatactcaGTCACGACTCACTGGTATATCATATGTAGTTCCAT carries:
- the LOC136438647 gene encoding ribosome biogenesis protein bop1-B-like, with amino-acid sequence MASKRKVGEAKLEKEELDLFVDAPPDDDDDDDGDDEDGDTSDSEESVYSGLEEEPSSEEEEEEDDNSSDSEDHGTEDTPNIPGPATDVTTGSAGTSSTERLDNRPPPDEYEFDSSDEEDIRNTVGNIPMEWYNDYPHIGYNLDGKKIMKPAKGDELDEFLNKMDNPDYWRTVKDKTTGEDVKLTDEELDIIQQIQSGKYPDKAYNPYEPYIDFFTHEKMIHPVTNRPRDKRSFIPSLVEKEKVSKLVHAIKMGWIKPRKARDDEPKYYDIWENDNQYTPDKRYQTHIPAPKLKLPGHEESYNPPPEYLPSEEEILAWNQADPEDRRQAFLSKKYDALRKVPAYAGFVKERFERCLDLYLCPRQRKMRANVTAEDLIPKLPKPRDLQPFPTTLSVVYEGHTDIVRCISVEPTGQWLVSGSDDETLRFWEVATGRCRKVLQLGGRVRSVAWCPNTAVCLVAAVVDNKVIIINPSLGDKLVYHSTDNLLNTYEAPESLETKLPVEWVAAEGKEHDTGIRLRIAHPKTIRQVTWHGKGDYFAVVMPDGGSMSVLIHQLTKRRSQNPFRKSKGLVQCVLFHPVRPFLFVATQRYVRVYNLLKQELTKKLMANCKWVSSMAVHPGGDNLIIGSYDSRLSWFDMDLSTKPYQTLRHHKRALRQVCYHKKYPLFASASDDGTVVICHGMVYSDLLQNPLIVPVKILRGHKVTKNLGALDCQFHPTQPWVFSCGADTTVRLYT